A genomic window from Caldicellulosiruptor kronotskyensis 2002 includes:
- a CDS encoding pyrimidine-nucleoside phosphorylase — translation MLVTEIIRKKRDGEILSKEELEFIVNGYVKGKIPDYQMSAFLMAIYFRGMSKDELVELTMLMAKSGKMVDLSSIEGIKVDKHSSGGIADTTTLVLIPLAASCGVKVAKMSGRGLSHTGGTIDKLESIPGFKTELSEDEFIEAVNKVGAAIVGQSESLVPADKKIYALRDVTGTVESIPLIASSIMSKKIAAGSDKIILDVKFGKGAFMKEYEKAKELANTMVEIGTLAGRETVAYVTDMNQPLGLMIGNALEVIEAIEVLKGRGYEDLKNLCIEFASEMMIMAGVEKEKKLAQERAIESIEKGHALKKFREIIKNQGGNPEIVDNYSLLPQAKYIYELKCDEDMYIKDIDALKLGLCALKLGAGRQRKEDKIDYAVGIQLFGKIGDKIAKNMPFAKIYANDEKRLEEAITDVKTAFEFSKVPVPKRKVIFAKITKDNVFEF, via the coding sequence GTGCTGGTGACAGAGATTATTAGGAAAAAACGTGACGGAGAGATACTGAGCAAAGAAGAGCTTGAATTTATTGTAAACGGATATGTAAAAGGCAAAATTCCAGACTATCAGATGTCTGCTTTCTTGATGGCTATATATTTTAGAGGGATGTCAAAAGATGAGCTTGTAGAACTTACCATGCTCATGGCAAAATCAGGTAAGATGGTAGACCTGAGCAGTATAGAGGGTATCAAGGTTGACAAACACTCAAGTGGTGGTATTGCTGATACAACAACCCTGGTCTTAATACCACTGGCAGCATCTTGCGGTGTAAAGGTTGCAAAGATGTCAGGACGAGGGCTTTCTCACACAGGTGGGACAATTGACAAGTTGGAGTCAATCCCAGGTTTTAAAACAGAGCTTTCAGAAGATGAGTTTATAGAAGCTGTAAATAAAGTTGGTGCGGCAATTGTTGGGCAGTCAGAAAGCCTTGTTCCCGCAGACAAAAAGATATATGCTTTAAGAGATGTCACAGGTACAGTTGAATCTATACCACTTATAGCATCTTCTATCATGAGCAAAAAGATTGCAGCTGGTAGTGATAAGATAATACTTGATGTCAAGTTTGGCAAAGGTGCTTTCATGAAAGAGTATGAAAAGGCAAAAGAGCTTGCTAATACTATGGTTGAGATTGGAACTTTGGCAGGAAGAGAAACAGTGGCATATGTTACAGATATGAATCAGCCACTTGGTCTTATGATTGGCAACGCTCTTGAGGTTATTGAAGCAATAGAGGTCTTAAAAGGCAGAGGATATGAAGATTTGAAGAATCTTTGTATTGAATTTGCATCTGAGATGATGATTATGGCTGGAGTTGAAAAGGAGAAAAAATTAGCACAAGAAAGAGCAATTGAGAGCATTGAAAAAGGGCATGCTCTCAAAAAATTTAGAGAAATTATAAAAAACCAGGGTGGAAATCCTGAAATAGTTGACAATTATTCATTGCTGCCACAAGCCAAATATATTTATGAACTAAAATGCGACGAAGATATGTATATTAAAGATATTGATGCTCTCAAACTTGGGCTTTGCGCACTAAAACTTGGAGCAGGAAGACAAAGAAAAGAAGACAAGATTGACTACGCAGTTGGAATTCAACTTTTTGGTAAAATAGGCGACAAAATAGCCAAAAATATGCCGTTTGCTAAAATCTATGCAAATGATGAAAAAAGGCTTGAAGAAGCCATCACAGATGTGAAAACTGCATTTGAGTTTTCAAAAGTGCCTGTTCCAAAAAGAAAAGTAATATTTGCAAAGATAACAAAAGATAATGTTTTTGAATTTTAA
- a CDS encoding GntR family transcriptional regulator: protein MESFESVGYPQRYELVLRKLKQLIEEKFKEGDKLPSEMELAKLFGVSRATLREALRILEEEGYVVRKHGVGTFVSSRPILQSGMEELQSITKLMEKQGYKPHTKDIIVTKTYPNAKEAHMLRISSTEEIIKIERVRLAESIPVVYCVDRLPAKLFSSEFKFVGESLFDYLNDKLGIYIAYAISDIIPMLAEKNNVYKKLNLEKNDVVLLLDQVHFDQNDIPILYSSNYFSPKKFRFYIVRKRV from the coding sequence GTGGAAAGTTTTGAATCGGTAGGATATCCCCAAAGGTATGAGCTTGTATTAAGGAAATTAAAGCAACTCATTGAAGAGAAATTTAAAGAGGGTGACAAGCTTCCTTCTGAAATGGAACTTGCAAAGCTTTTTGGTGTGAGCAGAGCGACGCTCAGAGAAGCTTTAAGAATATTAGAAGAAGAAGGATATGTTGTAAGAAAACATGGTGTTGGGACTTTTGTCTCATCACGACCAATTTTACAATCTGGAATGGAAGAGCTTCAGAGTATAACGAAGTTAATGGAAAAACAGGGATACAAGCCGCACACGAAAGATATTATTGTTACCAAGACCTATCCAAACGCAAAAGAGGCTCATATGCTCAGAATATCATCAACTGAAGAGATTATCAAGATAGAAAGAGTACGACTTGCTGAGAGTATTCCCGTTGTATATTGTGTTGATAGACTTCCTGCAAAGCTCTTTTCATCTGAGTTTAAATTTGTAGGAGAGTCGTTATTTGACTATTTAAATGACAAACTGGGAATATATATTGCATATGCAATCTCTGATATTATCCCAATGCTTGCTGAAAAAAATAATGTTTATAAAAAGCTTAACCTTGAAAAGAACGATGTTGTTCTTTTGCTTGACCAGGTTCATTTTGACCAAAATGACATTCCAATTTTGTATTCTTCAAATTATTTTTCACCCAAAAAATTCAGATTCTATATTGTAAGAAAGAGGGTATAA
- the deoC gene encoding deoxyribose-phosphate aldolase, with protein sequence MTREEIAKFIDHTLLKSSATPADIKKLCDEALKYSFASVCVNPYYVKLCKEYLKESNVKVATVIGFPLGANTLKTKVFEAKEAFENGADEIDMVINIGAMLSGDTDYVYEEIKSIVEVAREYSNKIVKVIIETSELDDDKKIEACKIAAAAGADFVKTSTGFSKSGAKYEDILLMRKVVGDKLKIKASGGIRTFEDALLMIQAGASRIGTSSGVAIVGGE encoded by the coding sequence ATGACCAGAGAAGAGATTGCAAAGTTTATTGACCATACACTTTTGAAGTCTTCTGCAACACCTGCAGATATAAAAAAGCTTTGTGATGAAGCTCTGAAATACTCGTTTGCCTCTGTTTGTGTGAATCCTTATTATGTAAAATTATGTAAGGAATATTTGAAAGAGTCAAATGTCAAAGTGGCAACTGTGATAGGGTTTCCACTTGGAGCAAACACTCTTAAAACAAAGGTGTTTGAAGCAAAAGAAGCTTTTGAAAACGGTGCTGATGAGATAGATATGGTTATAAATATTGGAGCTATGCTAAGTGGTGACACAGATTATGTTTACGAAGAGATCAAGAGCATTGTTGAAGTTGCAAGAGAGTATTCAAATAAAATAGTAAAGGTAATAATCGAAACATCTGAGCTTGACGATGATAAAAAGATAGAAGCATGCAAAATTGCAGCCGCAGCAGGCGCAGATTTTGTAAAAACTTCCACGGGTTTTTCTAAAAGCGGTGCAAAGTATGAGGATATACTTCTTATGAGAAAAGTTGTAGGAGATAAGTTAAAAATCAAGGCTTCAGGTGGAATTAGAACATTTGAAGATGCTCTTTTGATGATACAAGCAGGTGCAAGCAGGATAGGTACAAGCAGTGGTGTAGCAATTGTGGGTGGAGAATAA
- a CDS encoding cytidine deaminase, giving the protein MKYLDRVDEQTAYFLNLAKEAQEKAYAPYSRFRVGAAIVGSSGKVYTGCNIENASYPLSMCAERVALFKAISEGETKIKALYIIGPENEPISPCGACRQVVFELAKDSTIYLSNYDMTKVIETNIKELLPYGFELQER; this is encoded by the coding sequence ATGAAGTATTTGGACAGAGTTGATGAACAAACTGCGTATTTTTTGAACTTGGCAAAAGAAGCTCAAGAGAAGGCATATGCACCATATTCACGTTTCAGGGTGGGTGCGGCGATTGTTGGTAGCAGTGGTAAAGTGTATACAGGGTGCAATATAGAAAATGCTTCGTATCCCCTTTCTATGTGTGCAGAAAGGGTTGCACTTTTTAAGGCGATATCAGAAGGAGAAACAAAAATAAAAGCTCTTTATATAATCGGTCCTGAAAATGAGCCTATATCACCGTGTGGTGCGTGCAGACAGGTGGTTTTTGAACTTGCAAAAGATAGCACCATTTATCTTTCAAATTATGATATGACAAAAGTAATAGAAACTAATATCAAAGAACTTTTGCCATATGGATTTGAATTGCAAGAAAGATGA
- a CDS encoding XapX domain-containing protein, which yields MKAILLSLITGFVVGAIFRLLKLPIPAPNALAGVMGIFGIFLGAIFVEQILKLLTK from the coding sequence GTGAAAGCAATATTACTTTCTCTTATCACAGGATTTGTTGTGGGTGCTATATTCAGGCTTTTGAAGCTTCCCATTCCTGCTCCAAATGCTCTTGCAGGTGTAATGGGCATATTTGGAATATTCTTGGGAGCTATTTTTGTTGAGCAAATTCTCAAGTTATTAACAAAGTAA